Sequence from the Sphingomonas suaedae genome:
GCAACGCCGTCTCGGTCCGCGTCGGATAATATTCGGGAAGCGCGGTAATCTCCTCGAACAGTTCCGACCCGCGCCGGTCATAGAACCAGCGTGCCGGAATCGCCCGGGGCCGCGCCGCGAGCCCGTTCAGCACATCCGCGCGAAACGCCGGATCGGCAAGGCTTGCCTGCCCGTCCTCGATGTCATGTTTGAGCATTACAGATCCTTCGCCAGGCGCACGCCGGTGAACTGCCAGCGCTGGTGCGGATAAAAGAAGTTGCGATAGCTGGCGCGCGCATGGCCGCGCGGCGTGGCGCAACTGCCGCCGCGCAGCACGCACTGCCCGCTCATGAACTTGCCATTATATTCGCCCACCGCGCCTTCGGCGGCGGCAAAGCCGGGATAGGGGCGGTAGGCGCTGCCGGTCCATTCCCACACATCGCCGAAAAATGCCGGCCCGCCGGTCGCCGGGCGCGGTTCGACCGGTCCGGCGCAATCCAGCTGGTTGCCGCCCACAGGATCATGGCCGCTCGCCGCAACCTCCCATTCCGCCTCGGTCGGCAGCCGTGCACCCGCCCAGCTGGCATAGGCGTCGGCCTCGAAGAAACTCACATGCGTCACCGGTGCAGCGGGGTCGATCGCGCGCCGCCCGTCCAGCCCGAAGCGCGTCCAGCCGTCGTCGCGCTGTTCCCAGTAAAGCGGCGCTTCGATCCCCTCGGCCTTCACCCAGGCCCAGCCATCGGAAAGCCAGTGGCGTGGCTCCGAATAGCCCCCGTCCGCAATAAACGCCGCCCATTCGCCATTGGTCACCGTCCGGTCGGCCAGTGCGTGGGGGTGGAGCAGCACGCGGTGGCGCGGGCCTTCGCAATCGAAGGCGAATCCGTCGCCCTGCGCGCCGATCTCGGCGACCCCCTCCACCCCTTCGATCCAGCGCATCGGCCCCGGCATCTCCACCGGAATCTTGCGCTTGCCCGGCCAGATCGCGGGTTCCACCGGATTGCACGAA
This genomic interval carries:
- the egtB gene encoding ergothioneine biosynthesis protein EgtB, whose protein sequence is MRTKAQIAACSTTLEARFRAVRALSADLVAPLSDADATVQSMEDASPAKWHLAHTTWFFETFVLRDHVPGYRLHDARFPFLFNSYYEAEGQRHARARRGMVTRPSLDEVMAYRAAVDGALVDALPTLPDAALTLIELGCHHEEQHQELLLTDILHLFSCNPVEPAIWPGKRKIPVEMPGPMRWIEGVEGVAEIGAQGDGFAFDCEGPRHRVLLHPHALADRTVTNGEWAAFIADGGYSEPRHWLSDGWAWVKAEGIEAPLYWEQRDDGWTRFGLDGRRAIDPAAPVTHVSFFEADAYASWAGARLPTEAEWEVAASGHDPVGGNQLDCAGPVEPRPATGGPAFFGDVWEWTGSAYRPYPGFAAAEGAVGEYNGKFMSGQCVLRGGSCATPRGHARASYRNFFYPHQRWQFTGVRLAKDL